A region from the Papio anubis isolate 15944 chromosome 6, Panubis1.0, whole genome shotgun sequence genome encodes:
- the SERAC1 gene encoding protein SERAC1 isoform X4 — protein sequence MKSYIYVHTVSLDKGENHGIAWQARKELHKAVRKVLATSAKILRNPFADPFSTVDIEDHECAVWLLLRKSKSDDKTTRLEAVQEMSEAHHWHDYQYRLIAQACDPKTLIGLARSKESDLRFFLLPPPLPSLKEDSSTEEELRQLLASLPQTELDECIQYFTSLALSESSQSLAAQKGGLWCFGGNGLPYAESFGEVPSATVEMFCLEAIVKHSEISTHCDKIEANGGLQLLQRLYRLHKDCPKVQRNIMRIIGNMALNEHLHSSIVRSGWVSIMAEAMKSDRIMEASHAARILANLDRETVQEKYQDGVYVLHPQYRTSQPIKADVLFIHGLMGAAFKTWRQQDSEQAVIEKPMEEEDRYTTCWPKTWLAKDCPALRIISVEYDTTLSDWRARCPMERKSIAFRSNELLRKLRAAGVGDRPVVWISHSMGGLLVKKMLLEASKKPEMSAVINNTRGIIFYSVPHHGSHLAEYSVNIRYLLFPSLEVKELSKDSPALKTLQDDFLEFAKDQNFQVLNFVETLPTYIGSMIKLHVVPVESADLGIGDLIPVDVNHLNICKPKKKDAFLYQRTLQFIRETLAKDLEN from the exons acCCTTTTAGTACAGTTGATATAGAAGATCATGAGTGTGCTGTGTGGCTGCTCCTACGGAAGAGCAAGTCAGATGACAAAACCACGCGACTCGAGGCTGTGCAGGAGATGTCGGAGGCCCATCATTGGCATG ATTACCAGTATAGGCTAAttgctcaagcctgtgatccgaAAACTCTTATTGGTTTGGCACGAAGCAAAGAGAGTGATCTTCGCTTTTTTCTCCTACCACCTCCTTTGCCATCTTTAAAAGAA gATTCTTCCACTGAAGAAGAGCTCAGGCAGTTGCTGGCTTCCTTACCTCAAACAGAGCTGGATGAGTGTATCCAGTATTTTACATCTTTGGCTCTTAGTGAAAGCAGTCAGAGTCTAGCTGCTCAGAAG ggtGGTTTATGGTGTTTTGGAGGAAATGGACTTCCTTATGCTGAAAGTTTTGGAGAAGTTCCTTCAGCAACAGTGGAAATGTTCTGTTTAGAAGCTATAGTAAAACATTCTGag ATATCCACACATTGTGATAAAATCGAAGCAAATGGAGGCCtgcagctacttcagaggctgtaCCGACTTCACAAGGACTGCCCTAAAGTACAGAGAAATATAATGCGTATCATTGGAAATATGGCTTTGAATGAACATCTTCATTCTTCTATAGTTCGCTCAG GCTGGGTGTCCATCATGGCAGAAGCAATGAAATCTGACCGCATTATGGAGGCCTCACACGCTGCCAGAATCCTGGCAAATCTAGATCGAGAAACTGTGCAAGAAAAATATCAGGATGGCGTGTATGTGCTGCATCCCCAGTATCGAACAAG TCAGCCCATTAAAGCAGATGTCCTTTTTATTCATGGCCTTATGGGAGCAGCATTCAAAACATGGCGCCAGCAGGACAGTGAGCAGGCTGTAATTGAAAAGCCTATGGAGGAGGAAGACAGATACACAACGTGTTGGCCCAAG acATGGTTAGCAAAAGACTGTCCTGCTCTCCGAATTATATCTGTGGAGTATGACACCACCCTCAGCGACTGGAGAGCAAGGTGCCCTATGGAAAG aaaGTCCATTGCATTCAGAAGCAACGAACTTCTTAGGAAGCTCAGAGCTGCTGGTGTTGGGGATAGGCCGGTGGTTTGGATATCACATAGCATGGGAG GTCTTCTCGTCAAAAAGATGCTGTTGGAAGCCTCTAAGAAGCCAGAAATGAGTGCTGTTATCAACAATACCAGAGGAATAATTTTTTATAGTGTCCCTCATCATGGATCACATTTGGCTGAATACTCTGTTAATATTCGCtatcttctctttccctctttggAAGTCAAAGAACTCAGCAAGG ATTCTCCTGCACTTAAAACACTGCAAGATGACTTTCTGGAGTTTGCTAAAGATCAAAACTTCCAGGTGCTGAATTTTGTGGAAACACTACCAACCTACATTGGCAGCATGATTAAGCTCCATGTGGTGCCTGTGGAATCAGCAG attTAGGCATTGGAGATCTAATTCCTGTGGATGTTAACCATTTGAACATTTGTAAACCAAAGAAAAAGGATGCTTTTTTGTACCAGCGTACTTTACAATTCATCCGTGAAACTTTAGCCAAAGACCTTGAAAACTAA